AGACCTTTATGAAAATCAAACTGTTTCCAGTGGATCCCTGAGTAAAATATGAATTCCGCGTTGCCGATTCTTAAAAGTGCGTCAAGGCCTTTATCAAAATCCATGTTTTTCCAGTCCAGGCCAGCGTAGTATATCAGTTTAGCCTCTTTTTTTTCAGTCAGCTTTTCAAGAGCTGCTTCAAAGTCGAATTCCTTCCATTTTCTGCCAGCTTTGAGTATTGCATCGCAGTCACCGGTTTTTATCAGGAATGCAAAGGCTTTCTGGTAATTAAACTTTTTCCAGTAGATTCCTGCTTTATAAACAGAATCAGCAGATTTTAACTTTATCAGAAGATCAAGGCCTGATTCAAAGTCGAATTCGGGATTTTCAGCGCCTTGTTTTATTAATTGCTTGATGTCTGTGTTCATTGATTTGTATTGACTCCATTCAGGCTTTTTGGTGCGCAAACCTTGCGGTTTGAGCACCCTACGAACAAATCCATAAAGTTTTTTGCGGAGCTTTTTTCAAAAAAGCGACCCGCCGGAGGCTCAAATGCAATAGGTTATCTCTGACTTCCTACAATTTTTATTTTCTCAACATGCCCAAAATGCGGTCTGAATGGTTCGGTTCTGTTTCCGGATACCAGCCAGATCGTTTTGGGGTATGGTCTGAGCTGTTCGAGATCATAAATGTATCCGTCTGTGATCACGATTACCATTTCATGCCTGTTTTTAAGGAATGAATTGAACATGGGCGCAAAAATGGTTGTTCCGCTGCTGCCTGTTTTTATGATCTTCCAGTCACCTTTTTTATATATGAAAGGTTTTTCAGGATCGTCTGAATTTGAATTTCTTGTTCCGTCCCGCCTTGGTGTGAAAAGCGTTTCGTCAATGCAGATAAGATGAACCCTGTATCTGTCAAGAAGTCCTTCTATGGCTCCGAAAGCAGCCTCGATCTCTCTTGGCGTGATGGTCATGGACGCTGAAACATCCACAGCCACAATTATTCTTTCCTTTTCCCTGAATACCCTGCCTGGAGAATATATTCCGCTGTCAGCGTATCTTCTGCTGAATTTTGAGGCGGAATATTTCCATTCATTTGATGGTGCGGTTTTATCCACAATAGACCTGATCTTTTTTCTGAAAGACATATCAATGGATAAAGGCGTGGTTATCATCCTTCTGATATCCTGATAGATCCTGTCATTATGAGAGTCTGTTATGCTGTCCGAGAATCTGATTATCCTTTTGAGGCTGGCCTTTAACTGCCTCCTGTTGCTTTCCATATCCATGAAATGAACCCCTGCGTGCGAGGTTCCTCCGTTGGGATTTTTGAAAACCAAGGCATTTTTTTCTTCAAGTATCTCAAAGGAATCTTCCTGTTTAGCCTTTTCTATTGCTTCGTACGGAACTGGGACGTGTTCACGTTTTTCATGAGTCAGATGCTTTCTAACTTCATTTATGAATTCAATAAGCTGTCCTGGCCCTCTATTCGTGATCCATTGAAAGACCTCTTCCCATGTTGGATCATTATTCCCGGTTTCCTGATAAAATGCCTTTGGAATTACTGGCACGCCGATCGGAAGAATGATTTCAGCATTTTTTTTAGCGCCAGAGAAAAAGCGAGTATCTGGATTAAGAATATAGCTGTTCACCACCATATCCTGACACAGATTCTGCATATACATGTCCTGGCCCTTAGCAGTGTGTACAGATGATCTGTGATCATGGTCAAAGACTATATGCAGAAGCTCGTGAACCAGAAGCCCGACAAGTTCTTCTTTGTTTTTTGAGATAACGAAATCAGGATTGTATATGATGAGAGGTCTGTAATCGGACGATGTCAGGCCGAGCGTAGGAATTGAATCATCCACCGCAAACTGAACTGACTGGTAAAAATAAGACGTAAATCTGCTTTTTTGCCAGAGAAGCTCCAGGGCTGAGTCCCAGATTTTTTTTGATTCTTTTGCTTTGCCTGTATCAGACATTATAAATAATTGACTCTCTAATGTTTGCTGCCTTTTTGATTGTGCCTTGTATGGTTAATTTGCCATAAAAAAGGCCTACTCGTAGGTCGGATTAGGACGCCCTTTGTCCGTAATCCGACATTCAGCCGAATGCCTCCGGCGGGTCGCTTTTTGAAAAAAGCTCCGCAAAAACTTTTGGGTTTGAGGAATATAGCCGTTCTCAAACATTACAAATCCATAAAGTTTAAGGGGGCGCGGGGGGATTTTTTCAAAAATCCCACGCATTTTCTGTATAAAGCCTCTACATATTCATAACAGCATCGAATTTTTTCAGAAGCTCGGCTCTTTCCTCTTTATTCCTAACAAATTCAAGGGCGGCAGGAATTTTTGTCAGAAGTCCGCATTCCCTCAATAAAAGATAAAAGAACGACATTCTTGCGTCAGATCTCGTCATTCCTATGAAGCGGAGAATATTGCCAAGTTCGCTAAGATCGTCTTCCTTAAAATCTGATTTGAGGTTTACGGCCTTTTCCCTGAGCCATGAGACAGCACCTGATATTGCCCATAAAATGTCTTCTGCCGGGATCTTCCCCTTTTTCATGGATTCGAGCTTGTCATCGCTACCATTAATTATGTCAGAGGTTGATATTAGCCTCGGCACTGTGAGCTGCATGATGAAGTCAAAACCTGCCACATCCCCGATCAGGGCTGTGATGGTTTTTTCAAGAGGACTGTCAGTATTAGATGAAAGATAAGCCTTTAGTTCCCCTTCCGTTTCCAGCCCATAAGACAGGGTTATTGTCTGGGAAACCTGATGCCAGCCCCTTGGATTCGGATGTATGTGCTTCTCGTCCCAGAGTCTTTCAGGGAAAAGTGAAATATAATGAATTATAGCCGGATGAATTTCAGCGCCACCTGCCCATTTGAGCCATTCTTTTGCAGATGGTTTCAGGTGGAAAATTGCGAGCCTTCCATCAAGCGCTGAATCGTCAAATTCGGTGATTGTGGTGTTGTCGGTCTCTCCAAGATTCCCTGCAAGAAGAATTGAGGTGCAGTCAGGAAGCTGGTGTTCTCCGCATATGTGTTCAGTGATTATCTGAAAAAGGGTCTGGATTACAGTAGGATGCGCCCTGTTGGATTCATCCAGAAACCATAAAATGCCCTTGTATCCTTCGGGAAGTGTTTCAGGAGGAATAAATTTAGGTCTGTAATAGACCATTTTTTTTGAAGCATGATCAGGAACAGGATAGCCTCCAAGGTCAATATTTTCCTTGAATGCCAGCCTTGTGTCTATGAAAAGAAAATTTCTGTCCCTCGCGACCTGTCTGACTACGGATGATTTTCCAACGCCCGGATGTCCGACAATCTTGATAGCATAATTGATGGATGATCCTGCGTTGAGATATCTGTCAATTATTTCCTTAAGTTCTGTGACCGTAACTTCTATTGCCTGTTTGTTCATTATGGATACCTTTAATAAGAATAACTTTGTAACTACGAATACACAAAAAAAATGGAAATGGAAAGAGGGAGGCTTTTAGCTCGTTGAATATAATTTGTGCTGGTTCATATTGGCTTCTGAATAAAGAGATCTGTTCCTGTAGGTAGCCTTTAAAGACGATCTGTATTTTTAAATATTAAAATGTTATTCTTCAAAGAGATAATAATCTGAAGTCGAGCTGAATATTTAAAGTCGAATGCCGGATTCGATGTAGCCTTGCGGTAAGGTTATAATGATGGAGAATAATATGGGACTGGTTAATACTATAGCGCTTGTGATGGTTGTCGGATGGGCCAGCGGGATCAATCTCTACGCTATGATACTGACACTGGGTATTCTTGGCAGCACCGGTAGTCTGATTCTGCCGGAATCCCTGAGATTATTAACCAGTCCTGAAATTATTGCTCTTGCTTGCTTTATGTATGTGGTTGAGTTCATAGTCGACAAAATTCCAGCTTTCGATTCAGTCTGGGATGCAGTTCATACATTCATTCGTATTCCGGCCGGTGCAGTACTTGCGGCGGCAGTCATGGGAAGGGT
This genomic stretch from Desulforegula conservatrix Mb1Pa harbors:
- a CDS encoding vWA domain-containing protein, with the protein product MSDTGKAKESKKIWDSALELLWQKSRFTSYFYQSVQFAVDDSIPTLGLTSSDYRPLIIYNPDFVISKNKEELVGLLVHELLHIVFDHDHRSSVHTAKGQDMYMQNLCQDMVVNSYILNPDTRFFSGAKKNAEIILPIGVPVIPKAFYQETGNNDPTWEEVFQWITNRGPGQLIEFINEVRKHLTHEKREHVPVPYEAIEKAKQEDSFEILEEKNALVFKNPNGGTSHAGVHFMDMESNRRQLKASLKRIIRFSDSITDSHNDRIYQDIRRMITTPLSIDMSFRKKIRSIVDKTAPSNEWKYSASKFSRRYADSGIYSPGRVFREKERIIVAVDVSASMTITPREIEAAFGAIEGLLDRYRVHLICIDETLFTPRRDGTRNSNSDDPEKPFIYKKGDWKIIKTGSSGTTIFAPMFNSFLKNRHEMVIVITDGYIYDLEQLRPYPKTIWLVSGNRTEPFRPHFGHVEKIKIVGSQR